The window GCAACGCGGCTATAAAGTAGTGTCTGGCGGTACTGAAAATCACCTATTCTTAGTTGATTTGGTTGATAAAGATATCACAGGTAAAGATGCAGACGCAGCATTGGGTCGTGCGAATATCACGGTGAACAAAAACAGTGTTCCTAACGATCCTAAGAGTCCATTTGTTACCTCTGGTATTCGTGTAGGTACACCAGCCATTACGCGCCGTGGTTTTAATGAAGCGGATGCGCGTGAGCTGGCGGGCTGGATGTGTGATGTTCTGGATAACCTCAATGATGAAGCGACCATTGAAAGTACCAAACAAAAAGTATTGAATATTTGCGCAAAATACCCAGTTTACGCATAAAATTAAATTAATTTAATTTTTTAAACCCGCTTCTACACGTTGGTAAAAGCGGGTTTTTTGCATTGAAAAAAGGAGGAATAATGGTAATCCCATCAACTCGCTGGCTGGCGATTGATTATTTTACCTATTTTTTCGCTTACAGTATTTTTCTACCATTCTGGCCTATATGGTTACAGGGGGAGGGAATTGATGCTGAAATGAGCGGGATACTGTTGGGGGTTGGACTCGCTGCACGTTTCCTTGGTGCAATGTTCATTACACCGATGGTAAAGGATCCATCAAGCCTCATTAATGCATTAAGAATATTGGCGGCATTATCGTTGTTATTCTCTGTCGCTTTTGCGTTTGGCTCCCATTGGGCATGGCTATTTTTTGTCATGGTTGGATTTAATTTATTTTTTGCACCATTGGTGCCACTCGGTGACTCATTAGCGGGAACATGGCAAAAACAATTTCCATTCGATTATGGACAAATTAGGCTTTGGGGCTCCATTGCTTTTATTATTGGCTCGATAGTTATGGGCTATTTTGCTGATATATTAGGTCATAAATCAATTATGGCGGCCTTAATTATTAGCTGCTTAGCGTTATTACTCACGACGATGTTAAAACCCGCCATCATGCCTAAAGGCGCCCCGATGGTTGCAAATGAAGATAAGGTGTCTTTTAAGCAACTTATTGCCGATAAAAATGTCGTTAAGTTTTTAATTTGCGTCACCTTACTGCAAGGTGCTCACGCAGCAT of the Providencia stuartii genome contains:
- a CDS encoding 3-phenylpropionate MFS transporter is translated as MVIPSTRWLAIDYFTYFFAYSIFLPFWPIWLQGEGIDAEMSGILLGVGLAARFLGAMFITPMVKDPSSLINALRILAALSLLFSVAFAFGSHWAWLFFVMVGFNLFFAPLVPLGDSLAGTWQKQFPFDYGQIRLWGSIAFIIGSIVMGYFADILGHKSIMAALIISCLALLLTTMLKPAIMPKGAPMVANEDKVSFKQLIADKNVVKFLICVTLLQGAHAAYYGYASLFWKEAGYSDVVIGRLWALGVVAEVIVFMLSKKLFRRWSSRNLLLLSAVSGIIRWGLMGAFTSLPILIIVQILHSGTFTVCHLAAMRFISARKENEIIPLQGVYSALATGGGLAIITVMVGAIYERVPDQHGIVFYLMALLAIPALFIRPKIAAHS